A genome region from Eurosta solidaginis isolate ZX-2024a chromosome 2, ASM4086904v1, whole genome shotgun sequence includes the following:
- the LOC137241924 gene encoding uncharacterized protein, whose protein sequence is MKFLLVLLAIASVATSHEFQERIDAYDRSISSQVIEYIEKIQKQMPCGFPRLGLGPLSPARLSHREIALNSDSLAIGGEINDFILYGLDDFDIVNLRINVILSKITFEFKWPKMHFDTKYNMNMNTGNNKWKLGLNGRAKLAIEDLTVVGSAKYSMLSKLRLKELKVSATIGDAKSEIENLSSMKIVNKKLNEIVEEWILMVVNENTKEMEQLSNKFVVPLVNDKIGDATLSDLLALILGGGGGSQENQEECIPAEAIAKDVL, encoded by the coding sequence CTTATGACCGCTCGATATCAAGCCAAGTCATTGAGTACATCGAGAAAATTCAAAAGCAAATGCCATGCGGTTTCCCCAGACTCGGCCTGGGTCCATTATCACCTGCACGGCTCTCGCATCGTGAAATTGCGCTCAACTCAGATAGCCTAGCTATAGGTGGCGAAATCAATGATTTTATTCTTTATGGTTTGGATGATTTTGATATTGTGAATCTTAGAATAAATGTCATCCTAAGTAAAATCACTTTCGAATTCAAATGGCCTAAGATGCATTTCGATACCAAatacaatatgaatatgaatactgGCAACAATAAATGGAAATTGGGCCTTAATGGACGCGCAAAATTAGCCATTGAGGATCTGACTGTTGTCGGCTCAGCCAAATATAGTATGCTTAGTAAATTGCGCTTGAAGGAGTTGAAAGTGAGCGCCACTATTGGTGATGCGAAATCCGAAATTGAGAATTTATCTTCAATgaaaattgttaacaaaaaattgaatgaaaTTGTTGAGGAGTGGATTTTGATGGTTGTTAATGAGAATACAAAAGAAATGGAACAGTTGTCTAATAAATTTGTGGTCCCTTTGGTGAATGATAAGATCGGTGATGCTACTTTAAGTGATCTACTTGCTTTGATTCTTGGCGGTGGCGGTGGTAGTCAAGAGAATCAAGAAGAATGCATACCAGCAGAGGCCATAGCAAAGGATGTACTGTGA